In the genome of Raphanus sativus cultivar WK10039 chromosome 4, ASM80110v3, whole genome shotgun sequence, one region contains:
- the LOC108855588 gene encoding F-box protein DOR: MSRRVTRSTTTHDRNSLTLPVEVVTEILSRLPSKSIARCRCVCKLWSSVIRSQDFTDSFFTRSLARPPRLLFACEDHSEVHFFSSPQPENPPEDNSRVVATNHIARSPRYDKLFGCTNGFFCYGAKRILRGWNKQLFFTVICNPSTGQSLTLPRLNSKLCHRMESYLGYDPIAKQYKVLSVCDGREPHVCYGKEFHVLTLGTKKPSWRAVECCIPHYSSGEWVCISGVLYYIASEIRYSVESMVVCFDLRTEKFSSVWLYRRFGGAYSTSLTNYNGRLGFLMSSGDYDYVSGACKRFELWVLGDAAKHEWFKHVYVLPPFWKHVVEDRYYFAGMVGVDEIVLAPMFQYVPSYVIYYNVKSKTIRKVRIQGMEALQGKRLHTYLNYVENVKLL; this comes from the coding sequence ATGTCTCGAAGGGTTACGCGATCGACTACCACACATGATCGAAACTCACTCACGCTTCCTGTTGAGGTTGTTACAGAGATACTCTCGAGGTTGCCGTCCAAGTCTATAGCGAGATGTCGCTGCGTATGCAAGCTCTGGTCCTCCGTGATTCGCAGCCAAGACTTCACAGACTCCTTCTTCACCAGATCTCTTGCTCGTCCCCCTCGGCTTCTTTTCGCGTGCGAAGATCACAGCGAGGTACACTTCTTCTCGTCGCCTCAGCCTGAGAATCCTCCTGAAGACAACTCGCGTGTCGTTGCCACCAATCATATTGCACGTTCCCCACGTTACGATAAACTATTCGGTTGTACCAACGGCTTCTTCTGTTATGGAGCTAAACGGATCTTGAGGGGGTGGAATAAACAATTATTCTTCACGGTGATATGTAACCCCAGCACAGGACAGTCCTTGACCTTACCCAGATTGAACTCCAAGTTGTGTCATCGAATGGAAAGCTATCTTGGATATGACCCCATTGCAAAACAGTACAAGGTATTGTCTGTATGTGATGGTAGGGAGCCCCATGTATGTTATGGTAAGGAGTTCCATGTTCTGACATTAGGAACCAAGAAACCGTCATGGAGGGCGGTCGAATGTTGCATCCCACATTATTCTTCTGGTGAGTGGGTATGCATCAGTGGCGTCTTGTACTATATAGCTTCGGAAATCAGGTATTCGGTGGAATCTATGGtagtttgttttgatttgaggACTGAGAAGTTCAGCTCCGTGTGGCTCTATCGACGTTTCGGTGGAGCTTATTCAACAAGTCTGACAAACTACAATGGCAGATTAGGTTTTCTTATGTCGTCCGGAGATTATGATTATGTTAGTGGAGCATGTAAAAGATTTGAGCTGTGGGTTCTTGGAGATGCTGCAAAACATGAGTGGTTCAAGCATGTTTACGTATTACCACCGTTTTGGAAGCATGTAGTTGAGGATAGATACTATTTTGCTGGAATGGTTGGTGTAGATGAAATCGTCTTGGCACCCATGTTCCAGTACGTGCCTTCCTATGTCATCTACTACAATGTCAAGAGCAAGACGATTAGAAAAGTTAGAATCCAAGGAATGGAAGCGCTTCAGGGTAAGAGGCTACACACCTATCTCAACTATGTTGAGAATGTGAAGCTTCTTTAA
- the LOC108850909 gene encoding LOW QUALITY PROTEIN: F-box protein At5g65850-like (The sequence of the model RefSeq protein was modified relative to this genomic sequence to represent the inferred CDS: inserted 1 base in 1 codon), which yields MESSHSSGISRQHRVRTLGTKYLSWRLVECCVPHFSSNKWICISGVLYYTAAHIFSSFSSMLVCFDLRSEKLSFVNFMETFNGAMHHSTITVNYNGKLGLLMSRYSPDVSRASTSLELWVLQDAAKHEWSKHVYVLPPXMTGRVGALQVGTNEIVFSPNYQRVPSYVIYFNVERKTITKVGIQGMEAFHGKRFYIYLNYVENVKIF from the exons ATGGAAAGTTCCCATTCAAGTGGGATCTCTAGGCAGCACCGTGTCCGGACATTAGGAACCAAGTATTTGTCATGGAGGTTGGTCGAGTGTTGCGTACCACATTTTTCTTCTAATAAGTGGATATGCATCAGTGGTGTTCTCTACTACACAGCTGCACATATCTTTTCGTCCTTCAGTTCCATGCtagtttgttttgatttgaggTCTGAGAAGCTCAGCTTTGTGAACTTCATGGAAACTTTCAATGGAGCAATGCATCATTCAACTATAACGGTAAACTACAATGGCAAGTTAGGTTTGCTTATGTCTAGGTATTCTCCTGATGTTAGTCGAGCAAGTACAAGTCTTGAGCTGTGGGTTCTACAAGATGCTGCAAAACATGAGTGGTCCAAGCATGTCTACGTATTACCAC TCATGACTGgacgggtcggggcgttacaggTTGGTACAAATGAAATCGTCTTCTCCCCGAACTACCAAAGAGTGCCTTCATATGTCATCTACTTCAACGTGGAGAGAAAGACGATCACAAAAGTTGGAATCCAAGGAATGGAAGCTTTTCATGGTAAGAGATTCTACATTTATCTCAACTATGTTGAGAATGTGAAGATTTTTTAA
- the LOC108855587 gene encoding putative F-box protein At3g23960, which translates to MKRQKGGGLSISHRVTRSTTTFDRNSLTLPVEIVTEIFLRLPLKSIARCRCVCKLWSSVIRSQDFTDSFFTKSCSRPRLLFVFDDEDEGEIHFFSSSQPKDNSYVVATNHIARSPDYYKLFGCTNGFFCYGARQGRNKPVLVTVIYNPSTGQSFTLPRLNPKLRYAVRSYLGYDPIAKRFKVLSVCDDGKEFHVLTLGTKKLSWRVVECCIPHCSSHKWICISGVLYYIATESTSSVESMVVCFDLRTEKFSSVKLLGGSNKTLPDSTTMIKYDGRLGLLMSSSEDSGYVSRLCKSFKLWVLRDAAKHEWSKRVYVLPPLWKDVVSEDMFIAGMVGTSEIVLSPFHQEVPSYVIYFNVESKTVRKVGIQGMDAFQGEMINTHLNYVENVELL; encoded by the coding sequence ATGAAGCGGCAGAAGGGTGGTGGTCTAAGTATTTCTCATCGCGTTACGCGATCCACGACCACATTTGATCGAAACTCACTCACGCTTCCCGTTGAGATCGTAACAGAGATATTCTTGAGGTTACCGTTGAAGTCTATAGCGAGATGTCGCTGCGTATGCAAGCTCTGGTCCTCCGTGATTCGCAGCCAAGACTTCACAGACTCCTTCTTCACCAAATCATGTTCTCGGCCTCGGCTTCTTTTCGTCTTCGACGATGAAGATGAAGGAGAGATTCACTTCTTCTCGTCATCTCAGCCTAAAGACAATTCGTATGTCGTTGCCACCAATCATATTGCACGTTCCCCAGATTACTATAAACTGTTTGGTTGTACCAATGGCTTCTTCTGTTATGGAGCTAGACAAGGCAGGAACAAACCAGTGCTTGTCACGGTGATATATAACCCCAGCACAGGACAGTCCTTTACATTACCAAGACTGAACCCAAAGTTGAGATACGCAGTGCGAAGCTATCTTGGATATGACCCCATTGCAAAACGGTTCAAGGTATTGTCTGTATGTGATGATGGTAAGGAGTTCCATGTTCTGACATTAGGAACCAAGAAACTGTCATGGAGGGTGGTCGAATGTTGCATCCCACACTGTTCTTCTCATAAGTGGATATGCATCAGTGGCGTTTTGTACTATATAGCTACAGAATCCACGTCTTCAGTGGAATCTATGGtagtttgttttgatttgaggACTGAGAAGTTCAGCTCTGTGAAGCTCTTGGGAGGTTCCAATAAAACACTGCCTGATTCAACAACTATGATAAAATATGATGGCAGATTAGGTTTGCTTATGTCGTCATCTGAAGATTCTGGGTATGTTAGTCGATTATGTAAAAGTTTTAAGCTGTGGGTTCTTCGAGATGCTGCAAAACATGAGTGGTCCAAGCGTGTATACGTATTACCACCTCTGTGGAAGGATGTAGTTTCAGAGGACATGTTCATTGCTGGAATGGTTGGTACAAGTGAAATCGTCTTATCCCCATTCCACCAAGAAGTGCCTTCCTATGTCATCTACTTCAACGTGGAGAGCAAGACGGTCAGAAAAGTTGGAATCCAAGGAATGGATGCTTTTCAGGGTGAGATGATAAACACCCATCTCAACTATGTTGAGAATGTGGAGCTTCTTTAA
- the LOC108855589 gene encoding putative F-box protein At3g23960, translated as MKQNVSKGGLTISRRVTRSTTTLDRNSLTLPVEIVTEIFSRLPLKSIARCRCVCKLWSSVIRSQDFTDSFFTKSCSQPQLLLACSDVRREIHFFSSPQPENQEDNSHVVATNHIACFPRYYKLFGCTNGFFCYGAYQGKNKPVLVTVICNPSTGQSLTLPRLNSHRLESYLGYDPVAKEFKVLSVCDGKEFYVLTLGTKKLSWRKVVECCVRHYSSRKWICISGVLYYIAIDSRSPIMESIVVCFDLATEKFSFVESLPLKLALPHSTTLINYDGRLGLLMSSEETCYVSRACKSFKLRVLRDAAKHEWSKHVFILPTLWKGVIVDRMCLAGMVGVDEIVLTPWFQDVPSYVIYYNVKSKKIRKVGIQGMEPLQGKRLNTYLNYVENVKLL; from the coding sequence ATGAAACAGAACGTCTCAAAGGGTGGTCTAACCATTTCTAGGCGCGTTACGCGATCCACGACCACACTTGATCGAAACTCATTGACGCTTCCTGTTGAGATCGTAACAGAGATATTCTCGAGGTTGCCTTTAAAGTCTATAGCGAGATGTCGTTGCGTATGCAAGCTCTGGTCCTCCGTGATTCGCAGTCAAGATTTCACAGACTCCTTCTTCACCAAATCTTGTTCTCAGCCTCAGCTTCTTTTAGCCTGCTCTGATGTCCGCCGCGAGATTCACTTCTTCTCGTCGCCTCAGCCTGAAAATCAGGAAGACAACTCTCATGTCGTTGCCACCAATCATATTGCATGTTTCCCACGTTACTATAAACTATTTGGTTGTACCAATGGCTTCTTCTGTTACGGAGCTTACCAGGGCAAGAACAAACCAGTGCTTGTCACAGTGATATGTAACCCCAGCACAGGACAGTCCTTGACCTTACCAAGATTGAACTCACATAGATTGGAAAGCTATCTTGGATATGACCCCGTTGCGAAAGAGTTCAAGGTATTGTCTGTATGTGATGGTAAGGAGTTCTATGTTCTGACATTAGGAACCAAGAAACTGTCATGGAGGAAGGTGGTCGAATGTTGCGTACGACATTATTCTTCTCGTAAGTGGATATGCATCAGTGGCGTTCTGTACTATATAGCTATAGATTCTAGGTCTCCTATAATGGAATCTATTGTAGTTTGTTTTGATTTGGCGACTGAAAAGTTCAGCTTTGTGGAGAGCTTGCCATTAAAACTAGCACTGCCTCATTCAACAACGCTGATAAACTACGATGGCAGATTAGGTTTGCTTATGTCGTCGGAAGAAACTTGTTATGTTAGTCGAGCATGTAAGAGTTTTAAGCTGCGGGTTCTTCGAGATGCTGCAAAACATGAGTGGTCTAAGCATGTATTCATATTACCAACACTGTGGAAGGGTGTGATTGTGGACAGAATGTGTCTTGCTGGAATGGTTGGTGTAGATGAAATCGTCTTGACGCCCTGGTTCCAAGACGTGCCTTCCTATGTCATCTACTACAATGTGAAGAGCAAGAAGATCAGAAAAGTTGGTATCCAAGGAATGGAACCGCTTCAGGGTAAGAGGCTAAACACCTATCTCAACTATGTTGAGAATGTGAAGCTTCTTTAA
- the LOC108855590 gene encoding F-box protein DOR-like, which translates to MQPPRSNGGGAPTTYRGVTRSMTRRQQRNSPPLPEDLAMEIFSRLPPKSISRFRCASKLFSSMLRSQYFTDSFLTRSCARPQLLFACEDHGKFIFISSPQPENPEENSHVVASNPLACFPRSNGFYGCTNGFFCYEPDLFFKGLIKPVQVPVICNPSTGQSLTTPRLILKKRYGVKSYLGYEPMKKEFKMLWMKESFVSDKWISVEHQVLTLGTEKLTWRLVECCIPHVHSCKWICISGVLYYAARAVGSYENAMVVCFDLRSETFSSVKFGKKMPGSTTLVNYSGKLGLLMSGDSHDNVTRASTSLELWVLLDAAKDEWSNHVYVLPPSWEEVVVAETTMYIAGMVGTNEIVLSPRYQRVPYYVIYFNVERKTITQVGIQGLEAFQGKSFHTYLNYVENVKLL; encoded by the coding sequence ATGCAACCACCGCGCTCGAACGGTGGTGGTGCTCCAACCACTTACCGAGGCGTTACAAGATCGATGACCAGACGTCAACAACGGAACTCACCGCCGCTACCTGAAGACCTCGCTATGGAGATATTCTCGAGGCTGCCGCCGAAGTCGATATCGAGATTTCGCTGCGCATCCAAGCTCTTCTCCTCCATGCTCCGCAGCCAATATTTCACAGATTCCTTCTTGACCAGATCTTGCGCTCGCCCTCAGCTCCTTTTCGCATGCGAAGATCACGGAAAGTTTATCTTCATCTCGTCCCCTCAGCCCGAAAATCCCGAAGAGAACTCGCACGTTGTAGCCTCAAACCCTCTTGCGTGTTTCCCACGTTCCAATGGATTCTACGGTTGTACCAACGGCTTCTTCTGTTATGAACCTGACCTGTTCTTTAAGGGGCTGATAAAGCCAGTGCAAGTCCCGGTGATATGTAACCCCAGCACGGGACAGTCCTTGACCACGCCTAGGTTGATCTTGAAAAAGAGGTATGGAGTGAAAAGCTATCTTGGATATGAGCCCATGAAGAAAGAGTTCAAGATGTTGTGGATGAAGGAGTCGTTTGTGAGTGATAAGTGGATCTCAGTGGAGCACCAGGTTCTGACATTAGGAACGGAGAAACTGACATGGAGGTTGGTCGAGTGTTGCATACCACATGTGCATTCTTGTAAGTGGATATGCATCAGCGGTGTTCTCTACTACGCAGCTAGAGCAGTCGGATCTTATGAGAATGCTATGGTAGTTTGTTTTGATCTGAGGTCTGAGACGTTCAGCTCTGTCAAGTTCGGTAAAAAAATGCCTGGTTCAACGACTCTTGTGAACTACAGTGGCAAACTAGGTTTGCTTATGTCTGGAGACTCTCATGATAATGTTACTCGAGCAAGTACGAGTCTTGAGCTGTGGGTTCTGCTTGATGCTGCAAAAGACGAGTGGTCCAATCATGTATACGTGTTACCACCTTCGTGGGAGGAGGTTGTGGTTGCAGAGACGACCATGTACATTGCTGGAATGGTTGGTACCAATGAGATCGTCTTGTCCCCGCGCTACCAAAGAGTACCTTACTATGTCATCTACTTCAACGTGGAGAGAAAGACCATCACACAAGTTGGAATCCAAGGACTGGAAGCGTTTCAGGGTAAGAGTTTCCACACCTATCTCAACTATGTTGAGAATGTGAAGCTTCTTTAA
- the LOC108855586 gene encoding putative F-box protein At2g19630, translating into MKPQRQNVSKGGLTISRRVTRSMTTFDRNSLTLPVEVVTEIFLRLPLKSIARCRCVCKLWSSILRSQDFTESFLTRSTACPRLMFAFQVHSEVVLFSSPQLSNPEENSYVYVVATKHLALSPYFSRNYVCSTNGFFCDKTYVILKEEKYPGFAPVIRNPNTGQSLTLPILISKKRYGVQSYIGYDLSYLGYEPIAKEFKVLSMIKSRVSDEWISVDHQVLTLGTKNLSWRLVECCIPHYFSDKWICISGVLYYAAKVNGMSRYSMVACFDLKSEKFSFVKLMETFNRVMEVSTTMVNYNGKLGLLLSRDDSVDVTRASTSFELWVLRDAAKHVWSKHVYMLPALWKDVVEERMVIAGMVGTNVIVLSPWWPKGPAYVIYYNVERKTITKVGIQGMEAYQRKSFHICLNYVENVEIL; encoded by the coding sequence ATGAAACCGCAGCGGCAGAACGTCTCGAAGGGTGGTCTAACCATTTCTCGGCGCGTTACGCGATCCATGACCACATTTGATCGAAACTCATTGACGCTTCCTGTTGAGGTTGTTACAGAGATATTCTTGAGGTTGCCGTTGAAGTCTATAGCGAGATGTCGTTGTGTATGCAAGCTCTGGTCGTCTATACTTCGCAGTCAAGATTTCACAGAGTCGTTCCTGACCAGATCTACTGCTTGCCCTCGGCTTATGTTCGCATTTCAAGTTCACTCTGAAGTTGTCTTGTTCTCGTCACCTCAGCTTTCAAATCCGGAAGAGAACTCGTATGTGTATGTTGTAGCAACCAAACATCTTGCGCTTTCCCCATATTTCTCTCGAAACTATGTTTGTTCTACCAATGGATTCTTCTGTGATAAAACTTACGTAATCTTGAAGGAGGAGAAATATCCAGGGTTTGCTCCGGTGATACGTAACCCCAACACGGGACAGTCCTTGACCTTACCAATATTGATCTCGAAAAAGAGGTATGGTGTGCAAAGCTATATAGGATATGACCTGAGCTATCTTGGATATGAGCCCATTGCGAAAGAGTTCAAGGTGTTGTCGATGATTAAGTCGCGTGTAAGTGATGAGTGGATCTCTGTGGATCACCAAGTTCTGACTTTAGGAACCAAGAATTTGTCATGGAGGTTGGTCGAATGTTGCATCCCACATTATTTTTCTGATAAGTGGATATGCATCAGTGGCGTTTTGTACTATGCAGCTAAAGTCAACGGTATGTCCCGGTATTCCATGGTAGCTTGTTTTGATTTGAAGTCTGAGAAATTCAGTTTTGTGAAGTTGATGGAAACTTTCAATAGAGTAATGGAGGTATCAACGACAATGGTAAACTACAATGGCAAGTTAGGCTTGCTTCTGTCGAGGGATGATTCTGTCGATGTTACTCGAGCAAGTACAAGTTTTGAACTGTGGGTTCTACGAGATGCTGCAAAACATGTGTGGTCCAAGCATGTTTATATGTTACCTGCTCTTTGGAAGGACGTGGTTGAAGAAAGAATGGTCATTGCTGGAATGGTTGGTACAAATGTAATCGTTTTGTCCCCGTGGTGGCCAAAAGGGCCTGCCTATGTCATCTACTACAATGTTGAGAGAAAGACGATCACCAAAGTTGGAATCCAAGGAATGGAAGCGTATCAGCGTAAGAGTTTTCACATCTGTCTCAACTATGTTGAGAATGTGGAGATTCTTTAA